A window from Gallus gallus isolate bGalGal1 chromosome 7, bGalGal1.mat.broiler.GRCg7b, whole genome shotgun sequence encodes these proteins:
- the LOC771456 gene encoding carnosine N-methyltransferase 2 encodes MEPTPEMKRNRLPSMNFEAEILADPHDNSELYVIPSMRSLTAEEYVEAFQSFLDHSTEHQCMDEFNKEVMPHIMAGLGNGKSTINILGVGSGTGEQDLKMIQILQAAHPGVLINNEIIEPNPQHVAAYKELVNRAPDLQGVSFTWHQLTSSEYEQQVKEKNTHKKFDFIHMIQMLYRVEDIPNTIKFFHSCLNHQGKLLIIILSDSSGWASLWKKYRHCLPSTDSGHYITSDSITAVLRKLGIKYHVYEFPSGWDITECFIEGDPAGGHMMDFLTGTKNFLGTAPAALRSRLQEALCQPECSSRKDGRVIFCNNLSMIVAES; translated from the exons ATGGAGCCCACCCCTGAGATGAAGAG GAATAGGTTACCCAGCATGAACTTTGAAGCAGAGATTCTGGCAGATCCACACGATAATTCAG AGCTGTATGTCATCCCTTCCATGAGAAGTCTCACGGCTGAGGAGTATGTAGAGGCCTTTCAGTCATTTTTGGATCACTCAACGGAGCACCAGTGCATGGATGAGTTCAACAAGGAGGTGATGCCACACATCATGGCTGG TCTCGGCAATGGAAAATCGACTATAAACATTCTGGGAGTGGGGAGCGGCACAG GTGAACAGGATCTGAAAATGATCCAGatcctgcaggctgcacacCCAGGGGTCCTTATCAACAACGAAATCATAGAGCCCAACCCACAGCACGTGGCCGCCTACAAAG AGCTGGTTAATCGAGCTCCAGATCTGCAGGGGGTCTCTTTTACTTGGCACCAGCTTACTTCCTCAGAGTATGAACAACaggtgaaagagaaaaacacacacaagaagTTCGACTTCATCCATATGATTCAG ATGCTGTACCGTGTGGAAGATATTCCTAACACCATCAAGTTTTTCCACAGCTGCCTCAACCATCAGGGCAAACTCCTGATCATAATTCTGTCAG ACAGCAGCGGTTGGGCCAGCTTATGGAAGAAGTACAGGCATTGCTTGCCTTCAACCGACAGTGGCCACTACATCACCTCCGACAGCATCACGGCAGTGCTGAGGAAGCTCGGCATCAAGTACCACGTTTATGAGTTCCCATCGGGCTGGGACATCACCGAGTGCTTTATTGAGGGGGACCCAGCCGGAGGCCATATGATGGATTTCCTGACGGGGACAAAAAACTTCCTGGGCACAGCACCGGCAGCTCTGCGGAGCCGTCTGCAGGAGGCTCTCTGCCAGCCCgaatgcagcagcaggaaggacgGGAGAGTCATTTTCTGCAACAATCTCAGTATGATCGTAGCGGAATCCTAA
- the LOC771456 gene encoding carnosine N-methyltransferase 2 isoform X1 encodes MELYVIPSMRSLTAEEYVEAFQSFLDHSTEHQCMDEFNKEVMPHIMAGLGNGKSTINILGVGSGTGEQDLKMIQILQAAHPGVLINNEIIEPNPQHVAAYKELVNRAPDLQGVSFTWHQLTSSEYEQQVKEKNTHKKFDFIHMIQMLYRVEDIPNTIKFFHSCLNHQGKLLIIILSDSSGWASLWKKYRHCLPSTDSGHYITSDSITAVLRKLGIKYHVYEFPSGWDITECFIEGDPAGGHMMDFLTGTKNFLGTAPAALRSRLQEALCQPECSSRKDGRVIFCNNLSMIVAES; translated from the exons ATGG AGCTGTATGTCATCCCTTCCATGAGAAGTCTCACGGCTGAGGAGTATGTAGAGGCCTTTCAGTCATTTTTGGATCACTCAACGGAGCACCAGTGCATGGATGAGTTCAACAAGGAGGTGATGCCACACATCATGGCTGG TCTCGGCAATGGAAAATCGACTATAAACATTCTGGGAGTGGGGAGCGGCACAG GTGAACAGGATCTGAAAATGATCCAGatcctgcaggctgcacacCCAGGGGTCCTTATCAACAACGAAATCATAGAGCCCAACCCACAGCACGTGGCCGCCTACAAAG AGCTGGTTAATCGAGCTCCAGATCTGCAGGGGGTCTCTTTTACTTGGCACCAGCTTACTTCCTCAGAGTATGAACAACaggtgaaagagaaaaacacacacaagaagTTCGACTTCATCCATATGATTCAG ATGCTGTACCGTGTGGAAGATATTCCTAACACCATCAAGTTTTTCCACAGCTGCCTCAACCATCAGGGCAAACTCCTGATCATAATTCTGTCAG ACAGCAGCGGTTGGGCCAGCTTATGGAAGAAGTACAGGCATTGCTTGCCTTCAACCGACAGTGGCCACTACATCACCTCCGACAGCATCACGGCAGTGCTGAGGAAGCTCGGCATCAAGTACCACGTTTATGAGTTCCCATCGGGCTGGGACATCACCGAGTGCTTTATTGAGGGGGACCCAGCCGGAGGCCATATGATGGATTTCCTGACGGGGACAAAAAACTTCCTGGGCACAGCACCGGCAGCTCTGCGGAGCCGTCTGCAGGAGGCTCTCTGCCAGCCCgaatgcagcagcaggaaggacgGGAGAGTCATTTTCTGCAACAATCTCAGTATGATCGTAGCGGAATCCTAA